One segment of Meleagris gallopavo isolate NT-WF06-2002-E0010 breed Aviagen turkey brand Nicholas breeding stock chromosome 8, Turkey_5.1, whole genome shotgun sequence DNA contains the following:
- the LOC104911902 gene encoding catenin alpha-3-like, whose amino-acid sequence MISESGSRMDVLARLIANQCPDQSCKQDLLAYLEQIKLYSHQLKICSQVKAEIQNLGGELIMSALDSVTSLIQAAKNLMNAVVQTVKMSYIASTKIIKIQSPTGPRHPVVMWRMKAPEKKPLIKREKPEEIYAAVRKGSAKKRIHPLQVMSEFRGREIV is encoded by the exons ATGATTTCAGAGTCAGGATCGAGGATGGATGTCCTTGCACGGCTGATTGCCAATCAG TGTCCAGATCAGTCATGTAAACAGGATTTGTTGGCTTACCTAGAACAGATCAAGCTGTACTCCCATCAGCTCAAAATCTGCAGTCAAGTTAAAGCAGAAATCCAGAATCTAGGTGGAGAGCTCATCATGTCTGCT TTGGATAGTGTCACCTCCCTAATTCAGGCTGCCAAAAATTTAATGAATGCTGTGGTGCAGACAGTGAAGATGTCCTACATTGCATCCACAAAGATTATCAAGATCCAGAGTCCTACTGGCCCACGACATCCTGTTGTGATGTGGAGAATGAAAGCTCCAGAGAAGAAGCCCCTAATTAAAAGAGAGAAGCCCGAAGAAATCTATGCTGCTGTCAGAAAAGGTTCTGCAAAGAAGAGAATCCATCCTCTTCAAGTCATGAGTGAATTCAGAGGCAGAGAAATAGTCTAA